TTGGGATGGCCTTTTAAAGGCCTATACCGTCATGAAGGAGGCAGTGGAAACGGGCCTGACAGAAGAAATGAGTTCCCGCTCCGGCATGATCAACAATGGTGCTAAAAAAGTTTTCCATCATCCTGTTGCCGTTTTGTCTCCGGAGTTTCAAAAATTGATTTCCAGAGCATTGGCTGCCAAGGAAGTTAATTCCTGTATGGGGAGGGTAGTTGCAGCCCCTACCGCCGGCGCATCCGGTATTCTTCCAGGCACCTTATATACACTGCAGGAAATTCATGGATTTCCAGACAGGAAAATTTTGGAAGGTCTATTGGTCGGTGCAGGAATTGCTTTGATCATAGAGGAAAAGGCCAGTTTGGCCGGTGCAGTAGGTGGCTGTCAGGCTGAAACAGGTTCTGCAGCCGCTATGGCGGCAGGAGCCATAGTCCATTGTTTGGGAGGAAGTGTAGACCAGATTTTCAATGCTGTTGCGATTACTATACAGTGTATGCTTGGATTGGTATGTGATCCTGTTGCAGGCCTGGTGGAAGTACCTTGTGTAGTAAGGAATGCCAGTGCAGCTGCTATTGCCAACAGTTCGGCACAGATTGCCCTTGCAAATGTAAGCGCAGTCATCCCTGTGGATGAATGTGTAGAAGCCATGGGCGAAATTGGGGCCAGTATGGAGTCCAGGTACAAAGAAACAGCCATGGGAGGACTGGCTGCTACTTTGACAGGTCAGGAAATCTCAAAAAGGGTGCTCATACAGGATATTGAAATCCTTCCCGATGAAATTTTACCGGAGTAAGAATTCAAAAAATGGAATAGATAAAAACCAATGTATGGAAGCGCCCAGGATGGTAGACCAGATGAGGGCGCTTACCAACATATAAGTGAAAATCTTACGCTTAGCAACATTGAATGCCGTCAGGATAATAGTGCCTCCAATAGGTGTCAGTAAGAGGGGGGTGATGGATGCTATTCCAATGGGGCCAAATTTTTTCCAGGTTTTGACTATTGCTCTGCTTTTTTTGCTGAATCTTTTGGATGTCAACCTGAAATTCCAATGGGATTTAAACCATTCCCCCAAAAATGTCACCAAAAGCACAGAGGTCATCATGCCCGAGACAGTGACTGCGATGATTTCAAGCAGGGAATAGTTTGCTGCCGCACCCAAAACAGGTCCCGCAATAAATTTAAATAGGCTGGCAAACCAAATCGCTAAGAATTTCAGGATATAGGGTATCATAAAATACTGTAGAGATAAGCGCCATAAATAGCCAAAAGGAAGAAACCTTCCATTCTTGAAATTCTAAGTCTTGTTCTCAGAATAGGGTATAGCACCAAGGTCAAGCCGAGCATCCATAAAAAGTCCTGTCCTAAAAAAGCATCTGACACAGGTATTGGTTTAATAATTGATGTAATTCCTATGATAGCCAGGATATTCATGATGTTGCTTCCGAGAATATTGCCGATCGCGATGTCAGTTTCTTTCTTAATTCCCGCTATTATGGAGGTGACCAATTCCGGTAAGCTAGTGCCTATGGCTATTATTGTGACTCCGATTACCCTTTCACTTACTCCGAAAACTTTTGATATCTTGACTGCATTATCCACCAAAAGGTCAGATCCATAATAAAGACCAAACACGCCAATTACTAATAATAATAGGGACTTCCATAAGGGGGAATCCTTTTGGTCTTCACCATTTTCAGAAATTTCTTCATCTACTTTGCCCAGTTTTCTAAAAAAATACCAATTGAAAGCGATTAGCAGAATAAATAAGCATATTCCTTCTATTCTGGAGATCAAGCCATTCAGTGATAAGACATAAAATAAAATGGCACTGAGCAGTGTCGCCAGGTAATCCAGTTTGAGCAATGACCGGATGATATGAATGGGATATATAAGTGCGGAAATTCCCAACACCAAGGAAATATTGGAGATATTGGAACCGATAACATTACCCATGGCAATGTCACTGTTGCCCTTAAGTGCTGCATTGACGCTTACCAATAACTCTGGGGCCGAGGTTCCGAAGGCTACCACCGTAAGTCCTATAAGTCCGGCACTGATACCAAATTTGCTGGCAAGTGCAGAAGCGCCGTCTACCAAATATTTACCTCCAGCAAGAAGGATGGCCAGGCCGACCAACAACATCACATAAACCATATCCGATTAAATTTTATCTCCAAAACAAAGATCTCCGGCATCACCTAATCCGGGCACGATATAAAACTTATCGTTCAATTTTTCATCCAGGGCCCCCAACCAAAGCTTGTAAGGGACATTGATGTTGTTTTGGAGGTATGCAACCCCTTCCGGTGCAGCAATCAAACAGGCAATATGGATGATTTTTGGGGTTCCGTTATGAAGTAGGTTTTGAATTGTTTTCACGAAGGATTTTCCCGTTGCCAGCATGGGGTCCACCAAGATTACCTCCCTTCCTTCCAGGTTGGGAGCTGCTTGGTAAAGAAACTCAATTTCAACTTCTTTATCTCCCTCTTTTTCAGGTTTGCGGTATGCTCCCACAAAACCACTGTCGGCCTGGTCAAAATAGTTTAGGAATCCCTGATAAAAGGGGATGGCGGCACGGAGAACACTGATGAGGACAGGTTTCTCTTTCAGTTTTTTGACCTGGGTCTCCGCCAGAGGGGTTTTGATGTGGATTTCCTCATAATCCAGGTCCTTGGAGATTTCATAAGCCATGATTTCGCCTAAGCGTTCAAGATTTTTTCTGAATCTCCACCGGTCATGCTGTAAATGCATGTCACGGACCTCCGACAGGAATTGAAGTGCGATACTGTTATCTTTTGATAAAACAAACATGGCCAATTGCTTTTCTGTCCATTATTTCAAATCCGGAATTTGAGGCAAATTCCATTTGAAACAGGACCTAAAGGTAGGAAATAAAATGCTTTTATAATGAGAATAATTTCGAAGGTTTTTTGTCATCCTGTATTAGCCAGGCCAGAATTTCTCTTTTTTTATTTCAATTGACAATACTGAAATGGTCTTTTAACATCGATTGTTGATAGAAATTTAGCATCTGTTGATATTTTACTTTTGAGGCTTGACTAATCTCCGAAAGATTTACTAAATTCTCATCAAATTTTAATCCCGGACAAACCTATTGACATGAAAAATAAAAAATTGAGAAGCCAGGAATGGTACGGCCGTAAAGGCAAAGATGGTTTTATTTATAGATCTTGGATGAAAAACCAGGGACTGCCCCATCATTTGTTTGAAGGTAAAAAACCCGTAATAGGCATCTGCAACACCTATTCAGAACTTACTCCCTGCAACGCGCATTTCAGAGAATTGGCAGATGCAGTCAAAAGGGGTGTCTGGGAGGCTGGTGGTTTTCCATTAGAGTTTCCCGTGATGTCATTGGGAGAGTGTTCCATCAAGCCAACAGCCATGTTATTTAGAAATCTCGCCAGTATGGATGTGGAGGAAAGTATCCGTGCCAATCCAATGGACGGGGTGATTTTGCTTTGTGGCTGCGATAAAACAACCCCTTCCCTGGTCATGGGGGCGGCAAGTGTTAACCTGCCTACTTTGGTGGTTTCCGGAGGCCCTATGCTGGCAGGTTGGTTCAAAGGCAAGAAAATCGGCACCTCAGATGTTTGGAGGTTTGCCGAGCAATATAAAAAAGGGGAACTATCTGAAGAAGAATTTGTCGCTGCTGAGGCCGCCATGTCCCGCTCGAGAGGACACTGTGCACCCATGGGCACAGCCTCTTCTATGGCAGCTATGGTAGAGGCTTTGGGCCTTGCTTTGCCTGACAATGCAACCATACCTGCCGCTGATTCCAGGAGAAAAGTCCTTGCCCATATGGCAGGGATGAGGATAGTGGAAATGGTAAAGGAAGACCTCAAAATGACTGACATTCTTACCAGAAAGGCCTTTGAAAATGCCATCATGGTCAATGCAGCTATTGGGGGATCGACTAACTTTATTCTCCATCTCCTGGCAATAGCAGGTAGGATAGGAGTAGAATTGGATATTGAGGATTTTGATAAATTCTCTGCCAATATTCCTTTGATTGCCAACATACAACCTTCCGGGGAGCATTTTGTGGAGGACCTTTTCTACGCCGGGGGTATGCCTGCGGTCATGAAGGAAATTCAGAGCATTTTGCATACCGATTTGATAACTGTCAATGGTAAGACTATAGGTGAAAATATAGCCAATGCGGAATGCTATAACCGTGACCTTATTGGGACCATGGAGAAGCCTTTTAAACCTGAATCCGGCATTGCAGTACTTAAGGGGAATCTTTGTCCCCATGGGGCTGTGTTGAAGCCTTCTGCAGCTACTCCGTCCTTGTTGCAGCACAGGGGCAAGGCAGTGGTTTTTGAAGATATCGACGATTACAAGAAAAGGGTAGATGACCCGGATCTTGATGTGACCCCGGACTCTGTTTTGGTCCTTAAAAATGTTGGACCAAAAGGCTATCCGGGTATGCCAGAGGTAGGAAATATGGCCCTGCCTGCTAAAATCCTGGCCCAGGGTGTTTCCGATATGGTAAGGATTTCAGATGGCAGGATGAGTGGTACGGGCTTTGGTACCGTTGTACTCCATGTCTCTCCTGAATCTGCGGTGGGTGGCAATCTGGCACTTGTCAAAGACGGAGATTGGATTACCTTGGATGTGCCCAACAGGACTTTGACACTTGAAGTTTCCTATGAAGAATTGGAAAAGAGAAGGGCTTCTTTCAAACCCTTGGACTTAGGGTATGATAGAGGTTATGTGAATTTGTTTATCCAAAATGTGACACAGGCCCATGAAGGAGTTGATTTTGATTTTCTCAAAGGGTCCTCTGGTCCAGAAGTGAAAAGAGATTCTCACTGATCAATATGAAAAATCATCGGAAAGTTGCATTGATTACCGGAGCCGGACAGGGGATCGGCCTGGAAATAGCCAGACAGCTCTCTTCAAATTCCCATCATGTCATAATCAATGATATTGAAAAAAGCCTGACAGATGAAGCTGTGGCGGATTTGTTGAAAACTGCTCAAGGAAAAGTTATTGGGGTATCCGGCGATTCAGGAAACCCGGATACCATTTTTGAAATGACTGGAGTGGCGGCCAGTGAATTTGGCAATTTGGACATAGCTATTGCCAATGCCGGAGTTACGCTATACGGAGATTTTCTGGAATATTCTTTTGAGGATTTTATGGAAGTCATGCGGGTCAATATGGCCGGGACTTTCTTCCTTGCCCAAGCTGCCGCCCAGATGATGAAAAAGCAGAAAGAAGGCGGTTCTCTGCTTTTTACTTCTTCGGTGACCGCCCATCAAGCACATAAAAACCTGGCAGCCTATGCCATGAGCAAGGCAGGGATTGAAATGTTGGCCAAAAATCTTGTCATTGAACTTTCGGAGTACGGCATCAATGTAAATTCAATTGCGCCAGGGGCCACACTGACCAACCGCACAGCCATGGATAAAGATTATGAAAAAACATGGTCCAGAATTACGCCTATGGGTAGACCTGCTTCAGTAAAGGATGTAGCCCATGCAGCCATATTTCTTGTTTCGGATGAAGCAAGACATATTACAGGTCAAAACCTGATCATTGACGGGGGCTGGACCAGTATAAGTCCATCACCCTATTGAGGTTTTGGGAAATGTATCATTCAATCAACAGTCAACCCAATTTAAAACCACTATGAAGGCTTTTTTTGAAGATATTTTGGAATATACCTACAGAAGTAACCATACCATGATTCTTCTGCTGGAAAAAAACGAAAAGAAAGTTTCTACAAAAGCTTTGAATACAGCAAGCCATATCTTGATTGCCCAGCAATTGTGGAACCGAAGATTGGAGGGTAAATCCAATAATTTAGGACTTTGGGATCTTTTGCAGGTAGAGAATATGGGTGAGATGAACAAAGAGTTGTATCAACAGACTTTGGTGCTGCTCCAAAAAATCCCTCTTTCACAGGTCATCAGCTATCACGATACCAAAGGGAATCCCTATACCAATACTTTCCAGGAGATCCTTTTTCATATGGTCAATCACAGTACTTACCATAGAGGACAAGTGATCGCTCAAATGAAAGAGGATGGCATAGAGGTCGAGTCCACAGATTATATTTATTGGAAAAGGAAATAATTTTTAATGCAGGTAGAAAAGCCGGACATACATTACCCTGCTCCCTGGAACCTAAAGGGGGAGGGTATCATCATGGTCTTCAATTTTAAAAAGAATTGGGTTTTGAACAGTGCTTTTTTGAGCGAGGAGCAAAAAAGTAACTTTATGGGAGGGCTTGGATATGTCATGCTGGTCAATTACCATGATTCACCGGTAGGCCCATACAAAGAACTTTTGATTATTCCCGGGAAATTCAGGCCCCATAAGCGCCAATCTATTGCCAGAATTTTTGTGGATTCTGAATTAAGTACAGAAAATGGAAGATACAACTGGGGTATTCCCAAGGAAACTACACCTATGATCTGGCTGTCAGAAAATGGTGTAGATACCATAGGAATAGGAAAAGAGGATGACCCTATCCTTTTTTGCAGGCTAAAATCTTAT
This Cecembia calidifontis DNA region includes the following protein-coding sequences:
- the sdaAA gene encoding L-serine ammonia-lyase, iron-sulfur-dependent, subunit alpha; its protein translation is MSYLFESFSGWKAYCEEKKMSLFDSVIEYEVVQKGNTEERIWDGLLKAYTVMKEAVETGLTEEMSSRSGMINNGAKKVFHHPVAVLSPEFQKLISRALAAKEVNSCMGRVVAAPTAGASGILPGTLYTLQEIHGFPDRKILEGLLVGAGIALIIEEKASLAGAVGGCQAETGSAAAMAAGAIVHCLGGSVDQIFNAVAITIQCMLGLVCDPVAGLVEVPCVVRNASAAAIANSSAQIALANVSAVIPVDECVEAMGEIGASMESRYKETAMGGLAATLTGQEISKRVLIQDIEILPDEILPE
- a CDS encoding calcium/sodium antiporter, which encodes MVYVMLLVGLAILLAGGKYLVDGASALASKFGISAGLIGLTVVAFGTSAPELLVSVNAALKGNSDIAMGNVIGSNISNISLVLGISALIYPIHIIRSLLKLDYLATLLSAILFYVLSLNGLISRIEGICLFILLIAFNWYFFRKLGKVDEEISENGEDQKDSPLWKSLLLLVIGVFGLYYGSDLLVDNAVKISKVFGVSERVIGVTIIAIGTSLPELVTSIIAGIKKETDIAIGNILGSNIMNILAIIGITSIIKPIPVSDAFLGQDFLWMLGLTLVLYPILRTRLRISRMEGFFLLAIYGAYLYSIL
- the upp gene encoding uracil phosphoribosyltransferase, with product MFVLSKDNSIALQFLSEVRDMHLQHDRWRFRKNLERLGEIMAYEISKDLDYEEIHIKTPLAETQVKKLKEKPVLISVLRAAIPFYQGFLNYFDQADSGFVGAYRKPEKEGDKEVEIEFLYQAAPNLEGREVILVDPMLATGKSFVKTIQNLLHNGTPKIIHIACLIAAPEGVAYLQNNINVPYKLWLGALDEKLNDKFYIVPGLGDAGDLCFGDKI
- a CDS encoding IlvD/Edd family dehydratase is translated as MKNKKLRSQEWYGRKGKDGFIYRSWMKNQGLPHHLFEGKKPVIGICNTYSELTPCNAHFRELADAVKRGVWEAGGFPLEFPVMSLGECSIKPTAMLFRNLASMDVEESIRANPMDGVILLCGCDKTTPSLVMGAASVNLPTLVVSGGPMLAGWFKGKKIGTSDVWRFAEQYKKGELSEEEFVAAEAAMSRSRGHCAPMGTASSMAAMVEALGLALPDNATIPAADSRRKVLAHMAGMRIVEMVKEDLKMTDILTRKAFENAIMVNAAIGGSTNFILHLLAIAGRIGVELDIEDFDKFSANIPLIANIQPSGEHFVEDLFYAGGMPAVMKEIQSILHTDLITVNGKTIGENIANAECYNRDLIGTMEKPFKPESGIAVLKGNLCPHGAVLKPSAATPSLLQHRGKAVVFEDIDDYKKRVDDPDLDVTPDSVLVLKNVGPKGYPGMPEVGNMALPAKILAQGVSDMVRISDGRMSGTGFGTVVLHVSPESAVGGNLALVKDGDWITLDVPNRTLTLEVSYEELEKRRASFKPLDLGYDRGYVNLFIQNVTQAHEGVDFDFLKGSSGPEVKRDSH
- a CDS encoding SDR family NAD(P)-dependent oxidoreductase; the encoded protein is MKNHRKVALITGAGQGIGLEIARQLSSNSHHVIINDIEKSLTDEAVADLLKTAQGKVIGVSGDSGNPDTIFEMTGVAASEFGNLDIAIANAGVTLYGDFLEYSFEDFMEVMRVNMAGTFFLAQAAAQMMKKQKEGGSLLFTSSVTAHQAHKNLAAYAMSKAGIEMLAKNLVIELSEYGINVNSIAPGATLTNRTAMDKDYEKTWSRITPMGRPASVKDVAHAAIFLVSDEARHITGQNLIIDGGWTSISPSPY
- a CDS encoding DinB family protein, which codes for MKAFFEDILEYTYRSNHTMILLLEKNEKKVSTKALNTASHILIAQQLWNRRLEGKSNNLGLWDLLQVENMGEMNKELYQQTLVLLQKIPLSQVISYHDTKGNPYTNTFQEILFHMVNHSTYHRGQVIAQMKEDGIEVESTDYIYWKRK